The following are encoded in a window of Ricinus communis isolate WT05 ecotype wild-type chromosome 4, ASM1957865v1, whole genome shotgun sequence genomic DNA:
- the LOC8288978 gene encoding serine/threonine protein phosphatase 2A 55 kDa regulatory subunit B beta isoform isoform X2: MTSSSGKFPSLPPLEWKFSQVFGERIPGEDVQDADVVSAIEFDKSGDYLAVGDRGGRVVIFERKDRKDTPNQYNSRNELETLDFTFTGHPIYQYKTEFQSHEPEFDYLKSLEIEEKINRIKWCATPNGSLFILSTNDKTIKLWKVKECKAKKVKEIDPTSIVCSESALLAERSFIREQGKPSNGYHLGWTENNSSPFQEGHTKFACAEDTTRASCRKVYAHAHDFNINSISNNSDGETFISADDLRINLWNLEISDQCFNIIDMKPSNMEDLTEVITSAEFHPLYCNMLAYSSSRGFIHLVDMRQSALCDQSARILQDAECRGSKSFFTEIIASISDVKFTNDGHHILSRDYMNLKLWDIRMDPLPISIFKIHEHLRPKLSDLYNNDSIFDKFECCISGDGLHFATGSYSNLLRIFSYGVGSENGITVEARSHFPVPLQGLGDHP; the protein is encoded by the exons ATGACTTCGAGCTCAGGAAAGTTTCCTTCTCTTCCTCCTCTTGAGTGGAAGTTCTCTCAAGTCTTTGGTGAAAGAATTCCTGGTGAAGATGTTCAAGATG CTGATGTTGTATCTGCAATTGAATTCGACAAAAGTGGGGATTACCTTGCAGTTGGAGATAGAGGCGGCCGTGTTGtgatttttgaaagaaaagacaGGAAAGAT ACTCCAAACCAATACAATTCTCGAAATGAGTTGGAGACATTGGATTTCACCTTCACAGGACATCCCATATATCAATACAAGACCGAATTTCAGTCTCATGAACCCGAG TTTGATTATTTGAAGAGTTTAGAGATTGAGGAGAagattaatagaataaaatggTGTGCAACTCCCAACGGATCATTATTTATCCTTTCAACAAATGATAAGACAATTAAGTTGTGGAAG GTTAAGGAATGTAAGGctaagaaagtaaaagaaatagacCCCACTTCAATAGTGTGTTCAGAAAGTGCCCTTTTGGCTGAAAGAAGTTTCATAAGAGAGCAAGGCAAACCATCTAATGGCTATCATCTGGGATGGACAGAGAATAACAGCTCGCCATTCCAAGAAGGGCACACCAAG TTTGCTTGTGCTGAAGACACAACTCGTGCTAGTTGTCGAAAGGTGTATGCTCATGCTCATGATTTTAACATCAACTCAATCTCTAACAATAG TGATGGTGAGACATTTATTTCTGCAGACGACCTCCGCATTAACTTATGGAACCTTGAGATCAGTGATCAGTGTTTCAATATCATTGACATGAAACCATCAAACATGGAGGATCTTACTG AGGTCATAACATCAGCTGAATTCCATCCACTCTACTGTAATATGCTTGCATACAGCAGCTCCAGAGGTTTTATTCATCTAGTTGACATGCGGCAGTCAGCATTATGCGATCAGAGTGCAAGAAT TTTACAAGATGCAGAATGCCGCGGGTCAAAATCATTCTTTACAGAGATCATTGCATCTATCTCTGATGTAAAGTTCACAAATGATGGACACCACATTCTAAGTCGagattatatgaatttaaag ttGTGGGATATACGTATGGATCCTTTGCCTATTTCCATATTCAAGATTCATGAGCACCTAAGGCCTAAG TTATCTGATTTGTATAATAATGACTccatatttgataaatttgaGTGCTGCATCAGTGGAGATGGACTTCATTTTGCTACAGGATCTTACAG CAATCTTTTACGAATATTCTCCTATGGGGTCGGAAGCGAAAACGGCATTACAGTGGAAGCTA GAAGTCACTTCCCCGTTCCACTTCAAGGGCTAGGAGATCATCCTTGA
- the LOC8288978 gene encoding serine/threonine protein phosphatase 2A 55 kDa regulatory subunit B beta isoform isoform X1, which produces MTSSSGKFPSLPPLEWKFSQVFGERIPGEDVQDADVVSAIEFDKSGDYLAVGDRGGRVVIFERKDRKDTPNQYNSRNELETLDFTFTGHPIYQYKTEFQSHEPEFDYLKSLEIEEKINRIKWCATPNGSLFILSTNDKTIKLWKVKECKAKKVKEIDPTSIVCSESALLAERSFIREQGKPSNGYHLGWTENNSSPFQEGHTKFACAEDTTRASCRKVYAHAHDFNINSISNNSDGETFISADDLRINLWNLEISDQCFNIIDMKPSNMEDLTEVITSAEFHPLYCNMLAYSSSRGFIHLVDMRQSALCDQSARILQDAECRGSKSFFTEIIASISDVKFTNDGHHILSRDYMNLKLWDIRMDPLPISIFKIHEHLRPKLSDLYNNDSIFDKFECCISGDGLHFATGSYSNLLRIFSYGVGSENGITVEASKNPNRKSLPRSTSRARRSSLSNLTRGFYWHGNENSSSGGNEFSCDLTSKLLHLAWHPTTNMIACSSGNSLYMYYA; this is translated from the exons ATGACTTCGAGCTCAGGAAAGTTTCCTTCTCTTCCTCCTCTTGAGTGGAAGTTCTCTCAAGTCTTTGGTGAAAGAATTCCTGGTGAAGATGTTCAAGATG CTGATGTTGTATCTGCAATTGAATTCGACAAAAGTGGGGATTACCTTGCAGTTGGAGATAGAGGCGGCCGTGTTGtgatttttgaaagaaaagacaGGAAAGAT ACTCCAAACCAATACAATTCTCGAAATGAGTTGGAGACATTGGATTTCACCTTCACAGGACATCCCATATATCAATACAAGACCGAATTTCAGTCTCATGAACCCGAG TTTGATTATTTGAAGAGTTTAGAGATTGAGGAGAagattaatagaataaaatggTGTGCAACTCCCAACGGATCATTATTTATCCTTTCAACAAATGATAAGACAATTAAGTTGTGGAAG GTTAAGGAATGTAAGGctaagaaagtaaaagaaatagacCCCACTTCAATAGTGTGTTCAGAAAGTGCCCTTTTGGCTGAAAGAAGTTTCATAAGAGAGCAAGGCAAACCATCTAATGGCTATCATCTGGGATGGACAGAGAATAACAGCTCGCCATTCCAAGAAGGGCACACCAAG TTTGCTTGTGCTGAAGACACAACTCGTGCTAGTTGTCGAAAGGTGTATGCTCATGCTCATGATTTTAACATCAACTCAATCTCTAACAATAG TGATGGTGAGACATTTATTTCTGCAGACGACCTCCGCATTAACTTATGGAACCTTGAGATCAGTGATCAGTGTTTCAATATCATTGACATGAAACCATCAAACATGGAGGATCTTACTG AGGTCATAACATCAGCTGAATTCCATCCACTCTACTGTAATATGCTTGCATACAGCAGCTCCAGAGGTTTTATTCATCTAGTTGACATGCGGCAGTCAGCATTATGCGATCAGAGTGCAAGAAT TTTACAAGATGCAGAATGCCGCGGGTCAAAATCATTCTTTACAGAGATCATTGCATCTATCTCTGATGTAAAGTTCACAAATGATGGACACCACATTCTAAGTCGagattatatgaatttaaag ttGTGGGATATACGTATGGATCCTTTGCCTATTTCCATATTCAAGATTCATGAGCACCTAAGGCCTAAG TTATCTGATTTGTATAATAATGACTccatatttgataaatttgaGTGCTGCATCAGTGGAGATGGACTTCATTTTGCTACAGGATCTTACAG CAATCTTTTACGAATATTCTCCTATGGGGTCGGAAGCGAAAACGGCATTACAGTGGAAGCTAGTAAGAATCCAAACAG GAAGTCACTTCCCCGTTCCACTTCAAGGGCTAGGAGATCATCCTTGAGCAACCTAACACGTGGATTTTATTGGCATG GAAATGAAAATTCAAGTTCAGGTGGCAATGAATTTTCCTGCGACTTGACCTCTAAGCTGCTTCATCTGGCATGGCATCCAACTACAAATATGATTGCCTGCTCTTCTGGAAATAGCCTGTACATGTATTACGCGTAG
- the LOC8288979 gene encoding cysteine-rich receptor-like protein kinase 1 has protein sequence MQLSYKILQNLIWVFFIFFIFFISFSVSTRSSEIQLICGSPKENLNSTVSTSFVPNFVKVMESIQQQVSTREWGDASVTFPAPEVYALAQCHGDLSSLDCKLCFSQGRVKLPRCLPKSAARIYLDGCFIRYDNYSFFHESINPDYDSVNCSQPTGVLVDNSLHMEFKKKVAEVIKNVTEKALENGTFATVEAKAGAIPAYALAQCWNSLTYAECRDCLVMAGSPLRQCAPGGGGQALYTGCYMRYSTERFFNTSSESNDEDDSDAGIIGAIALAAVAFIVLASFGAFIGYERLSKRKKDQDNLRRFPETSNMNFKYEVLEKATNFFNDETKLGQGGAGSVYKGSLPDGRTVAVKRLVYNTRQWVDQFFNEVNLISGIRHANLVKLLGCSIEGPESLLVYEYVPNRSLDQILFVKSTIHILSWQQRYHIILGTAEGLAYLHGGCGVKIIHRDIKTSNILLDEKLIPKIADFGLARCFAADNTHITTGIAGTLGYMAPEYLIRGQLTEKADVYSFGVLVLEIASGKKNSVYSQGSGSILHNVWKHYKARTLAEAIDPALKDEHPGKDAENVLQIGLLCTQASASLRPSMTEVVEMLTNKECEIPTPMQPPFLNASVLSAGGSTENSITKVSLTKILPITLNREKILAQMPSNVTQSSFVTASSGWSCSSTDQLDPR, from the exons ATGCAATTATCCTACAAAATCCTTCAAAATCTCATATGGGTattcttcatatttttcattttcttcatttcattttctgtTTCCACTCGTAGCTCCGAAATTCAACTTATCTGTGGCTCTCCAAAGGAGAATTTGAATTCTACTGTCTCCACCTCTTTCGTCCCAAATTTTGTCAAAGTTATGGAATCAATTCAACAACAAGTATCGACAAGAGAATGGGGAGATGCTTCTGTTACATTTCCGGCGCCTGAGGTCTACGCATTAGCACAATGTCATGGTGATCTTTCTAGTCTCGATTGCAAACTCTGTTTTAGCCAGGGCAGAGTAAAGCTCCCACGTTGCCTGCCAAAAAGTGCTGCTCGTATTTATCTGGATGGTTGCTTTATTCGCTATGATAATTACAGTTTCTTTCACGAATCAATAAACCCTGATTATGATTCTGTGAACTGTAGCCAACCAACTGGTGTTCTCGTTGATAATTCTTTGCATATGGAGTTCAAGAAAAAGGTTGCAGAAGTGATTAAGAACGTAACTGAAAAAGCGCTCGAAAATGGAACTTTTGCTACTGTTGAGGCTAAAGCAGGAGCGATTCCTGCTTATGCATTGGCTCAGTGCTGGAATTCTCTTACCTATGCAGAGTGCAGAGATTGTTTGGTGATGGCAGGGTCACCATTGAGACAATGTGCTCCTGGAGGAGGGGGTCAGGCTTTATATACCGGTTGTTATATGAGGTATTCGACGGAGAGATTCTTTAACACCAGCTCGGAATCAAATGATGAAGATG ACTCTGATGCTGGAATAATAGGAGCAATAGCTTTAGCAGCAGTCGCGTTTATTGTGCTAGCTTCTTTTGGTGCTTTTATAGGGTATGAAAGATTATCTAAGAGGAAGAAAG ACCAAGATAATCTCAGGCGCTTTCCAGAGACGTCTAATATGAACTTTAAGTACGAAGTGTTGGAGAAAGCAACCAATTTTTTCAATGATGAGACGAAATTAGGCCAAGGAGGAGCTGGTTCGGTATACAAAGGAAGTCTTCCAGATGGAAGAACAGTTGCAGTAAAGAGATTGGTATATAATACACGGCAATGGGTTGATCAGTTCTTCAATGAAGTGAACCTAATTAGTGGTATCCGGCATGCAAATCTCGTAAAGCTTTTGGGTTGCAGTATTGAAGGACCTGAGAGCCTTcttgtttatgaatatgtacCTAACAGGAGTCTAGATCAAATACTTTTTG TGAAGAGCACAATACATATCCTAAGCTGGCAGCAGCGGTATCATATTATTCTCGGAACAGCTGAAGGGCTTGCATATCTTCACGGAGGTTGCGGTGTGAAAATTATCCATAGAGACATAAAAACCAGCAACATTCTTCTTGATGAGAAGCTTATTCCGAAGATTGCTGATTTTGGACTTGCTCGTTGCTTCGCTGCCGATAACACTCACATTACTACTGGCATTGCAGGAACATT GGGATATATGGCTCCTGAATATCTTATTCGAGGGCAGCTAACAGAGAAAGCAGATGTTTATAGTTTTGGAGTTCTTGTTTTAGAGATTGCAAGTGGCAAAAAGAACAGTGTTTACTCACAAGGATCAGGCTCGATTTTGCACAAT GTCTGGAAGCATTATAAGGCAAGAACGCTTGCTGAAGCAATAGATCCTGCGCTAAAGGATGAACATCCTGGAAAAGATGCAGAAAATGTGCTACAGATAGGACTTCTATGCACTCAAGCTTCTGCATCACTAAGACCATCAATGACTGAAGTAGTTGAGATGCTAACAAATAAGGAATGTGAAATTCCCACACCAATGCAACCCCCATTTCTGAATGCAAGTGTTCTTAGTGCGGGTGGTTCTACGGAAAACTCTATTACGAAAGTTTCACTTACAAAAATTTTGCCCATAACCTTAAATCGTGAAAAGATTTTAGCTCAAATGCCCTCAAATGTCACTCAGAGTTCATTTGTTACAGCTAGTTCTGGATGGAGCTGTTCCTCAACAGACCAGCTTGACCCGAGATAG